The sequence CCTGAATTGGCAGAAGTGGGTCCCTCTAgagttttctaaaaattaaaTGCAACCCAAATTATGCAGCGGTACGGTGGTGCCCAATTTTTATCTGCTTTTGGGTTGTACACCTAGGTTGACTTGATTTCAAACAGTATAACAATCATATGTCTACTTTTGTACAATGTGTtttagaaaaacaaaaaaaaagatctctGTTATTCATTTGATAATCTctatcaacactgccaacatgTTTTTCCTCTTCAAAAAGCATATATACAGCATCTTTTGATATACAtgcacacacacgcacgcacggGGTGGTGAGTACAAAGCGAATAAAAAACATGGCAGAGTAGCTATACATCATCGGCCGGTCCTCTTCTAACGGAAGTAGCCGTAGAGTTCGAGGAAGCAAATGCAGAGGTTCCAAGCGTTGGAGACGCTGCCGGCGGCAGGGCCCGTCAGGGCCACCCTGAAGAATCGGAAGGGCAGCAGGGCCGGCGGGCCAACGATGGGCCACGACGCAAACTGCCCGGGGTGGCAAATGGTCGCATCACCGTCGTGGACGCGGAGGCTCGTCCAGTTACGGCCGTCCATGGATCCCTGCGATGGAGACTCATCAGCTTCACTGTGTAGTTCAGCCTCTCCCCATTTAAGATTCAGCAAGGAATATAATTGAAAGTACTGCGGGTACCTGAAGAACCCAGGACCTCATGAAGGTTGTGGAGCCATCCTGTCTCACCGTGTAGCAGTTGCACATCAGCTGCACAACAATTCATCACTTCACTACTGTATGTCCTGTATTAGCAAGCAAGCTATATAACTGAGGCACCAACCTGGTGGTCCTTCCCGATGTCTACCATCCACCAAGAAAGTTTCTTTCCATCTTCAATACAAGGCCCAGCAAAGCATGTCCCCTAGAGAGTCGACACATGCATATCATTCTTAATATTGCTCCACCACCAGAAAAATGTGCTCCGTTTATCAGCCATAATTCCCAATGCTATCATCATACCTGGTAATTCTTTGAAACCAAAGCCTTCGGATCCGTGTGCCTGGAGTTCGGGCTGCTTGCCACCACAGTGATATTCTAATTGCAGAAATAGATAGATGCTCATCAGTGGATAAACCAGGCTTATTAGTTACTGCACTGAATAGCCTCAAGctccccacccacccacccctaCCTTGGTTAATACAGGATTCATCCACTGATGTTTTCCAAATGATGTTCCGGCATAGTAGATAACACCATTGCTATCACCATCAGAGATATACTGGAGCTCTTTATAGCTTGAGCGCCTGTGCTGAAATCTCTCGCTGAAAGATTTAGGTTTCACGTACAAATATCAGTCAGCCCGCAATACCGTCAATCTTTACTCCAGTCAGATCCAAGTCAACACATACTCACCATTCATATGATGTAGACATCCATTGTCCAGCATGAGAGAACTCGATCGCTTCTGCAACCTGTGGTCCAACAAGTAATCAGGTTGTACACTTCCAGTCCAGAAACATGCACCAACTGAAAAGATTAAACTCTGGAGCAAGCAACACTAACCAGCTGTCTGAATGCTTGAATGTGGTTCGCCAGATTACTTCTCTCCATCTGCAGAGAAGCAACAAGCACTATAAGAATCCAAACAAATTATTCGGCACAAGCTTCAGGTATAACACAAAAAGCAACACGTACCCTCATTAGCTTTGGCAGCTGCATCAAAGGGAACCTCACAGACTGCAGTAAATTACCGACGGCGGAAAGCCTCTTTCCAAAGAGTTGCTCAGGTGTTGAAGTTCTCAAGAGCTTATCTACTGAAGTCCAGTAAAAAGTTTCACAAGTCCCCATGCACCATGTTAAGATGGCATCCAGAACCCTCTCTTCCGATGTTACCGTCATATCGCCATGCTGCAAAATTACTACTAGTATGACCAATGCCAAAAGAAATGCCTCACTACTAGTTTCAGTGTTTTAGTCTATTCAACGCAAATAGTGTGAGTCCTCTTTGCAAGTACAACTTCCCACACTTAGGCTGTATTTAACACAGATTCATATGTTTATGTAAAATGATAACTGAAATGATAATATATAAACCAGAAAATCTTAACCATGTCCGAACCAAAAGAACTGGAGAGCAAATTTTACTTCCATTCCTATCCAAACTCATAATTCCTCTTTCCCTGACGTTTAATTAATGTACAGGTTCATCAGATCAACAGAGTACACATagagatatatacaaaaatTATTAATAAGGAGATATTAACATAATTAATTGGCAAGCCTTGTAATCAGAAAAGCTTACCAAGGGATAAAGCCAAAAACTAAGTCACATTTGTTTGTCAATAAAATGCAACAACAGAACTGATAAAAGTGAAGGACCTCAGCGGATACAACTATAAACCACAAGTTTCTTTTCTCATAAAATTGCCAAGCTTATGCGAAGTGGCTCCTGGCAATCTACTATAGCTTCAAGATAAACACATGCCATTTAGCATTAGGCCACTAACATCTTGATTATCTGGTAATGCTGAATCATGATAAACATCTTAATCTATGTTCCCAAGGACACCATTTGTATTTAGTGACTGCAATAGGATGATGTACTAAAAACAGTGATATTACTTGCCTGAAGAATATCCTTAAACGTTGCCTCATCTAACAACACAAAGTCCGTGCAAGCAGTTGTGCAATAATCAAAGTGTGTTGCAAAATTCCTCTTGCATATTTCTTCAAGCAGTTTACAAGATGGGATTGATGAAACTGCCTGTAAGACTGAACATACTGTGTCCTGCAATGAACTTTCAGGAGTCAGTCTACACTGAACCAGCTACAAGTTCACCCAATTTGCAGAAGCCATTTCCCTTAAATTTGGAATAAAACTAGAAACTAGTCTTGTTGGATGAGCTTCTTCCAGTAGGACACGGGAACCCTGCATGTATAACGCATGTGGAATGTATTAATATCTCATATCCTTTATTTCTGAGACAAATGCCCCCACTACATATTGTCACGACTACCACATGCCACTGCAAGTCTTGAATAGCCAAGATATAGCTTTTAGCCTTTTAGTAATTGCAAAACGGACAATTGAATGCATGCAGAATGAAGTGTCACAAGTGCCTTTTAAGAACAACACAGTTATACAAACTGGTGAAATGAATTACTCATCATAAGCAGTCTTTAGTTCCACTAAGTTGTACCAGTAAGTTTTCTTGGTGTAGTTTCTATATGGAAGAAAACATAGGTACCTCTGAAAGGCATTCCATTATTTGTTTACAGCATTCAAACTGAAGAACAGTGATGGCGAACTGATCTGATAATAGAAGCAGCTGCACCAACACTGATATATCCTGGGTATCCACCTTAAGTTCCCCGTGGTACATAAACTGAAGGAGGAGAAAGAATGCTTCCGGAGGAACATCTTCGAAAAAGACATCGGAGGCACTACTTTCCTTCATACCGTTTGTGAACATCTGCATGTTTGTGCTCATACTTTATTTATGCAACTAGCCAACTATATGCATGATGCATAACACTTAATGACACCGAGATTTGAATCTGACGCAGGAAGTAAAAATGGAAAACGAGTGTACCTTGGCAAGCGGCATGCTCCAGAGGCTAAGGATAAGCTTGTGACCCTTGGCAACAAGACCATGTCCATTAACATAGATATTTATATCACTATATTTGCCATGTGCAAGGAACTGTCCAATTTTCTGTGAATTAACTGGGCCTTTGAGAGGGGATGAACCAAATTTATGATCTTGAAATCCGCTACTTGATAATTTTAAGAGTTTGCCAGGCGCAGAAAACTTCTTATCC comes from Panicum virgatum strain AP13 chromosome 4K, P.virgatum_v5, whole genome shotgun sequence and encodes:
- the LOC120702307 gene encoding BTB/POZ domain-containing protein At2g30600-like isoform X1, which translates into the protein MGFVEETKRSLTVAPFECAWGEELRFGEPGRGCVAFEASAHNDVTLVFRQQPGSQHYHYKMDSSRHYTVILGSHRNKRIRIEVDGSTAVDVAALGLCCSSSFQAYWISIYDGLISIGRGRHPNSNLLFQWLDPDPNPNVQYVGLSSWDKHVGYRNISILLPSAPQNSILWSQMEHAYVHSEQRLCCGKRGTRHDSESDQMLLADFLESWDFSDAIFVVGAERKVVPAHRLVLCASGDFPFQVLDGATIELPSVSYPVLHSLLEYIYTGSTQIAEWLLSSLLELSSHFKVKSLVKCCEEVIVSLEADKKFSAPGKLLKLSSSGFQDHKFGSSPLKGPVNSQKIGQFLAHGKYSDINIYVNGHGLVAKGHKLILSLWSMPLAKMFTNGMKESSASDVFFEDVPPEAFFLLLQFMYHGELKVDTQDISVLVQLLLLSDQFAITVLQFECCKQIMECLSEDTVCSVLQAVSSIPSCKLLEEICKRNFATHFDYCTTACTDFVLLDEATFKDILQHGDMTVTSEERVLDAILTWCMGTCETFYWTSVDKLLRTSTPEQLFGKRLSAVGNLLQSVRFPLMQLPKLMRMERSNLANHIQAFRQLVAEAIEFSHAGQWMSTSYECERFQHRRSSYKELQYISDGDSNGVIYYAGTSFGKHQWMNPVLTKNITVVASSPNSRHTDPKALVSKNYQGTCFAGPCIEDGKKLSWWMVDIGKDHQLMCNCYTVRQDGSTTFMRSWVLQGSMDGRNWTSLRVHDGDATICHPGQFASWPIVGPPALLPFRFFRVALTGPAAGSVSNAWNLCICFLELYGYFR
- the LOC120702307 gene encoding BTB/POZ domain-containing protein At2g30600-like isoform X2 — encoded protein: MGFVEETKRSLTVAPFECAWGEELRFGEPGRGCVAFEASAHNDVTLVFRQQPGSQHYHYKMDSSRHYTVILGSHRNKRIRIEVDGSTAVDVAALGLCCSSSFQAYWISIYDGLISIGRGRHPNSNLLFQWLDPDPNPNVQYVGLSSWDKHVGYRNISILLPSAPQNSILWSQMEHAYVHSEQRLCCGKRGTRHDSESDQMLLADFLESWDFSDAIFVVGAERKVVPAHRLVLCASGDFPFQVLDGATIELPSVSYPVLHSLLEYIYTGSTQIAEWLLSSLLELSSHFKVKSLVKCCEEVIVSLEADKKFSAPGKLLKLSSSGFQDHKFGSSPLKGPVNSQKIGQFLAHGKYSDINIYVNGHGLVAKGHKLILSLWSMPLAKDTVCSVLQAVSSIPSCKLLEEICKRNFATHFDYCTTACTDFVLLDEATFKDILQHGDMTVTSEERVLDAILTWCMGTCETFYWTSVDKLLRTSTPEQLFGKRLSAVGNLLQSVRFPLMQLPKLMRMERSNLANHIQAFRQLVAEAIEFSHAGQWMSTSYECERFQHRRSSYKELQYISDGDSNGVIYYAGTSFGKHQWMNPVLTKNITVVASSPNSRHTDPKALVSKNYQGTCFAGPCIEDGKKLSWWMVDIGKDHQLMCNCYTVRQDGSTTFMRSWVLQGSMDGRNWTSLRVHDGDATICHPGQFASWPIVGPPALLPFRFFRVALTGPAAGSVSNAWNLCICFLELYGYFR